From Actinopolymorpha cephalotaxi, one genomic window encodes:
- a CDS encoding MarR family winged helix-turn-helix transcriptional regulator, translating into MSKKLPPKSVRWLSEDEDRAWRAFRRTMIAVQERTARDLADVGLSEADYEVLSTLSEATHHTSTLHAQAAKMAWSRSRLSRHASRMEARGLIERLPDPDDGRGCLLVLSPDGLRTLREAAPAHVASVRRHFVDRLDPADLAALERIAQRVES; encoded by the coding sequence ATGTCAAAGAAATTGCCGCCGAAGTCCGTGCGATGGCTGAGTGAGGACGAGGACCGGGCATGGCGGGCCTTCCGGCGCACGATGATCGCCGTTCAGGAACGAACCGCCAGGGATCTGGCGGACGTGGGTCTGTCCGAGGCCGACTACGAGGTGCTCAGCACTCTGTCGGAAGCCACGCACCACACCAGCACCCTGCACGCGCAGGCGGCCAAGATGGCCTGGTCACGTAGCCGCCTGTCACGGCACGCCAGCCGCATGGAGGCGCGCGGGCTGATCGAACGCCTGCCCGACCCGGACGACGGCCGGGGCTGTCTGCTGGTCCTCAGCCCCGATGGTCTGCGGACTCTCCGGGAGGCCGCTCCCGCCCACGTCGCCTCGGTCCGGCGCCACTTCGTGGATCGCCTCGATCCGGCGGACCTGGCTGCCCTCGAGCGCATCGCCCAGAGGGTGGAGAGCTGA
- a CDS encoding 3' terminal RNA ribose 2'-O-methyltransferase Hen1 — MLLTVSTTHQPATDLGYLLHKHPDRVQEFRQSFGTVTVLYPEATAERCTAALLLDVDPVRLARSQARNSPDFSLAQYVNDRSYAASSLLGVAMADVFSTARSGRCASRQELADSAIPLEIAVPVLPCRGGADIAHRLFEPLGWAVEADPIPLDEAFAEWGDSRYVRLRLTGVVRLADALNQLHVLLPVLDESKHYWQGPDEVDKLLRSGEGWLGTHPDAALITRRYLGRRSGLTRTALARLAELGDETEEALERAEEEDVSQPEEKRIPLNVARHEAVHQALLDLGVRTVIDLGCGPGQFMDRLVKTPAFTRVAGSDVSTRSLQYAARRLRLDRMSERQAERVALFQSALTYEDDRIAGFDAAVLMEVVEHVDPSRLEALERVVFGAARPGAVLVTTPNAEYNVLYEGLAGMRHPDHRFEWTREEFTEWSGRVAATYGYLVDLRGVGDLDQTLGTPTQLAIFTRKEGDDD, encoded by the coding sequence GTGCTTCTGACCGTCTCGACCACGCACCAGCCGGCGACCGACCTCGGCTACCTCCTGCACAAGCACCCCGACCGGGTGCAGGAGTTCAGGCAGTCGTTCGGCACCGTGACGGTTCTCTATCCCGAAGCCACCGCGGAACGCTGCACCGCCGCGCTCCTGCTCGACGTCGACCCGGTCCGGCTGGCGCGTTCACAGGCCAGGAACTCTCCCGACTTCAGTCTCGCGCAGTACGTCAACGACCGGTCCTATGCCGCCTCGTCACTGCTGGGTGTGGCGATGGCCGACGTGTTCAGCACCGCCCGGAGTGGCCGATGCGCCTCCCGGCAGGAGCTGGCCGACTCGGCGATCCCGCTCGAGATCGCCGTTCCCGTACTCCCGTGCCGGGGCGGCGCCGACATCGCCCACCGGCTCTTCGAGCCCCTCGGCTGGGCGGTCGAGGCCGACCCGATCCCCCTCGACGAGGCCTTCGCCGAGTGGGGCGACTCCCGCTACGTCCGCCTTCGGCTGACCGGCGTCGTCCGGCTGGCCGACGCGCTGAACCAGCTGCACGTGTTGCTGCCGGTGCTGGACGAGTCCAAGCACTACTGGCAGGGCCCGGACGAGGTGGACAAGCTGCTGAGGTCGGGAGAGGGCTGGCTCGGCACCCACCCGGACGCCGCCCTGATCACCCGCCGCTATCTCGGCCGTCGAAGCGGCCTCACCCGGACCGCGCTGGCCCGGCTGGCCGAGCTCGGCGACGAGACGGAGGAGGCCCTCGAGCGGGCCGAGGAGGAGGACGTCTCGCAGCCGGAGGAGAAGCGGATCCCGCTCAACGTCGCGCGCCACGAGGCGGTCCACCAGGCCCTGCTCGACCTGGGGGTGAGGACGGTGATCGACCTCGGCTGCGGCCCGGGCCAGTTCATGGACCGGCTGGTGAAGACGCCGGCGTTCACGCGCGTCGCGGGCAGCGACGTCTCCACGCGTTCCCTCCAGTACGCCGCGCGGCGGCTGCGGCTGGACCGGATGAGCGAGCGGCAGGCCGAGCGGGTCGCGCTGTTCCAGAGCGCCCTGACCTACGAGGACGACCGGATCGCCGGCTTCGACGCCGCCGTCCTGATGGAGGTCGTCGAGCACGTCGACCCGTCCCGCCTGGAGGCGCTGGAACGGGTGGTGTTCGGCGCGGCGCGGCCCGGTGCCGTTCTCGTGACGACCCCCAACGCCGAGTACAACGTGCTGTACGAAGGACTGGCCGGCATGCGGCACCCCGACCACCGGTTCGAGTGGACCCGGGAGGAGTTCACCGAGTGGTCCGGCCGGGTCGCCGCGACGTACGGCTACCTCGTCGACCTGCGAGGCGTCGGCGACCTCGACCAGACGCTCGGCACCCCGACCCAGCTGGCGATCTTCACCCGGAAGGAAGGCGACGATGACTGA
- a CDS encoding N-acyl homoserine lactonase family protein — MSKLPDPIADVSVLSTGSVVIRPEHVGPTKLNTYVWLATSRRWTKSLPINVYVVEHRDGLVLFDTGQDRASVTDAGYFPGGLNGLVYSRLSRFSIAEDQTLTAGLARLGHDVRDVRTAVISHLHQDHIGGLRELGHAHLLVSRPEWATLAKPFPEARGLMPRHIDLPGLRWNPVDAEPLGDAAVAPFTHGHDVFGDRSVVLLPTPGHTPGSLSMLVRRLDRRPLLMVGDLTYDDRLLNAGHLPGVGDKRQMRRAVRMVNELRTNLPGLVVLPVHDPGAAARLRDALAAGPVRPDATVRPRA; from the coding sequence GTGAGCAAGCTGCCTGACCCGATAGCCGACGTGTCCGTCCTGAGCACCGGATCGGTCGTCATCCGTCCCGAACACGTGGGCCCGACCAAGCTGAACACCTACGTCTGGCTGGCGACCTCGCGCCGCTGGACGAAATCACTGCCGATCAACGTGTACGTGGTCGAGCATCGCGACGGCCTGGTGTTGTTCGACACCGGACAGGACCGGGCATCGGTCACCGACGCCGGCTACTTCCCCGGCGGGCTCAACGGGCTGGTCTACTCGCGGTTGAGCAGGTTCTCCATCGCCGAGGACCAGACGCTCACCGCCGGGCTCGCCCGTCTCGGACACGACGTCCGGGACGTGCGGACCGCGGTGATCTCCCACCTCCACCAGGACCACATCGGCGGCCTGCGCGAGCTGGGCCACGCCCACCTACTGGTCAGCCGGCCCGAGTGGGCGACGCTCGCGAAGCCGTTCCCGGAGGCGCGCGGCCTGATGCCCCGGCACATCGACCTGCCCGGGCTGCGCTGGAACCCGGTGGACGCCGAACCCCTCGGCGACGCGGCGGTCGCGCCGTTCACCCACGGCCACGACGTTTTCGGCGACCGGAGCGTCGTTCTGCTGCCGACCCCGGGGCACACCCCCGGATCGCTGTCCATGCTGGTCCGGCGTCTGGATCGGCGCCCGCTGCTGATGGTGGGCGACCTGACCTACGACGACCGGCTCCTGAACGCCGGTCACCTGCCCGGGGTGGGCGACAAAAGGCAGATGCGCCGGGCCGTACGGATGGTCAACGAGCTGCGCACGAACCTGCCGGGTCTCGTCGTACTCCCGGTGCACGACCCTGGTGCCGCAGCTCGGCTCCGCGACGCACTGGCCGCCGGCCCGGTCCGGCCGGACGCCACCGTGCGGCCGAGAGCATGA
- a CDS encoding Crp/Fnr family transcriptional regulator: MNRSTDPRAAAAEGPLAQLPPEVLTRLLDGHTVIRAAAGNVLYRPGESAGLHLVVEGLLRVSMVSEEGRQVTVRYARRGDLLGLPVVVSGAAPVYAYAVTNAVAVATRPGVLPQLARRDPRVGTWMADELAVRVDGLLQELAMNAFWPVRRRLGRHLLDLATEHQQGEALVVRASHQELADAVGTVREVVARTLAALRADGLVSGGPGGIRLLDPDALAHLPD; this comes from the coding sequence GTGAACCGAAGCACCGACCCGCGTGCCGCGGCGGCGGAGGGCCCGCTCGCCCAGCTGCCGCCCGAGGTGCTCACCCGGCTGCTCGACGGCCACACCGTGATCCGGGCGGCGGCCGGCAACGTGCTGTACCGGCCCGGGGAGAGCGCGGGTCTGCACCTGGTGGTCGAGGGACTCCTCCGGGTCTCGATGGTCTCGGAGGAGGGACGCCAGGTCACGGTGCGGTACGCGCGGCGGGGTGACCTGCTCGGCCTGCCCGTGGTCGTCTCCGGAGCCGCACCGGTCTATGCGTACGCCGTCACCAACGCGGTGGCGGTGGCGACCCGCCCCGGGGTGCTGCCGCAGCTGGCCCGGCGCGACCCCCGCGTCGGTACGTGGATGGCCGACGAGCTCGCCGTACGCGTCGACGGTCTGCTCCAGGAGCTGGCGATGAACGCGTTCTGGCCGGTACGCCGGCGCCTCGGCCGGCACCTTCTCGACCTCGCCACCGAGCACCAGCAGGGTGAGGCGCTGGTCGTACGGGCGAGTCACCAGGAGCTTGCCGACGCGGTCGGCACCGTACGCGAGGTCGTCGCCCGCACTCTTGCCGCGCTCCGTGCCGACGGTCTCGTCTCCGGCGGTCCCGGCGGCATCCGGCTGCTCGATCCGGACGCGCTCGCGCACCTGCCCGACTGA
- a CDS encoding UPF0182 family membrane protein, which produces MSSFSAPRDPSRRGFPRGNVRTRALVPTIVVLVVLMAVFGIFTNFWTERLWFGAVDYSGVFTTTLVTKVGMFAVFGVFLGAVVFANLALAYRLRPRYRAMSTEQQTLDRYRAVVDPHRKLIGGVAALLLALIAGSSAAGRWETFLQWRNATSFGTKDPQFGLDVSFFVFGYPWYRFLIGFGFSVIVLSLIAALVAHYLYGGIRLQTQGQKASSAAQAHLSVLLGLFVLLKAVAYWFDRYGLVTAGHRMSNQAFTGLTYTDAHAVLPAKTVLTVIAAICALLFFANVVRRTWLLPGLGVGLLVLSTVLLGWAWPAIIQQVTVRPNEPVKENKFIQRNIDATRAAYGVNGTDVTEYTAKTTTTAGQLADDAETLPGVRLIDPAIVGETFEQLQQVRGFYTFNKPLDVDRYKINGESRDAVVAVRELNLAGVPADQRNWNNDHTVYTHGYGIVGAYGNQRTNEGSPQWLQGGIPTQGELGKFEPRIYFGEESPPYSIVGAPKGSKPVELDIPGGSGDAKTTNTYQGKGGVPLGSFGSRLLYAAKFQDFNILLNQSRINSDSKVLYDREPRERVQKVAPWLSLDSDPYPAVVDGRIKWIVDGYTMSADYPLSQRLLLDDATSTSLTRQPAIAGQPSERLNYVRNSVKATVDAYDGTVSLYQWDTKDPVLRTWMKAFPNTVQPRSKMPDALLDHVRYPEDLMKIQREILAQYHVADAGSFYQGTERWRVPSDPTQQGAKQPAYYLSVRMPGEKSPAFSLTSTYIYFNRENLAAFVAVDADARSKNYGKIRVLQLADKTQIDGPSQIANKLNSDTRVAGALLPLTRGDSRPTKGNLLTLPVGGGLLYVQPVYVESGSGDASYPLLRLVLASFGGQTGVGTTLQEALNMVFQGDAGADTGENAGDQPSQPEQPGKQPNQPNQPSETVATALAEASKAFDQAQAALQKGDLKGYADAVARAQEAVGRAAKAQAAERDRADKATPKPAPKATPKRTPTPAPRPG; this is translated from the coding sequence GTGAGCAGCTTCTCCGCCCCGCGCGATCCGTCCAGGCGAGGCTTCCCCCGGGGCAACGTCCGCACGCGGGCACTGGTTCCCACGATCGTGGTCCTGGTCGTCCTCATGGCGGTCTTCGGGATCTTCACCAACTTCTGGACCGAACGCCTGTGGTTCGGCGCGGTCGACTACTCCGGGGTCTTCACCACGACGCTGGTCACCAAGGTCGGGATGTTCGCCGTCTTCGGCGTGTTCCTGGGCGCGGTGGTGTTCGCCAACCTCGCCCTGGCGTACCGCCTGCGGCCCCGCTACCGCGCGATGTCGACCGAGCAGCAGACCCTGGACCGCTACCGCGCCGTGGTCGACCCGCACCGCAAGCTGATCGGGGGAGTCGCCGCACTGCTGCTGGCACTGATCGCGGGGTCGAGTGCGGCCGGCCGGTGGGAGACCTTCCTGCAGTGGCGCAACGCCACCAGCTTCGGCACCAAGGACCCGCAGTTCGGGCTGGACGTGTCGTTCTTCGTGTTCGGCTATCCGTGGTACCGCTTCCTGATCGGCTTCGGCTTCTCCGTCATCGTCCTGTCGCTGATCGCCGCCCTGGTCGCGCACTACCTCTACGGCGGGATCCGGCTGCAGACGCAGGGGCAGAAGGCGTCCTCCGCCGCACAGGCGCACCTGTCGGTGCTGCTCGGGCTGTTCGTTCTGCTCAAGGCGGTCGCCTACTGGTTCGACCGCTACGGCCTGGTCACCGCCGGGCACCGGATGTCCAACCAGGCGTTCACCGGCCTCACCTACACCGACGCGCACGCGGTCCTGCCTGCCAAGACGGTGTTGACAGTGATCGCGGCGATCTGCGCGCTGCTGTTCTTCGCCAACGTCGTCCGCCGCACCTGGCTGCTGCCCGGGCTCGGGGTCGGCCTGCTGGTGCTGTCCACGGTGCTGCTCGGCTGGGCGTGGCCGGCGATCATCCAGCAGGTGACCGTCCGCCCGAACGAGCCGGTCAAGGAGAACAAGTTCATCCAGCGCAACATCGACGCCACCCGCGCGGCGTACGGCGTCAACGGCACCGACGTCACCGAGTACACCGCGAAGACGACCACGACCGCCGGTCAGCTGGCCGACGACGCCGAGACCCTGCCGGGCGTACGCCTGATCGACCCCGCGATCGTGGGGGAGACGTTCGAGCAACTGCAGCAGGTGCGTGGCTTCTACACCTTCAACAAGCCGCTGGACGTCGACCGCTACAAGATCAACGGCGAGTCGCGCGACGCGGTGGTGGCGGTGCGCGAGCTGAACCTCGCGGGCGTCCCGGCCGACCAGCGCAACTGGAACAACGACCACACCGTCTACACCCACGGCTACGGCATCGTCGGCGCGTACGGCAACCAGCGCACCAACGAGGGCAGTCCGCAGTGGCTGCAGGGCGGCATCCCCACCCAGGGCGAGCTCGGGAAGTTCGAGCCCCGGATCTACTTCGGCGAGGAGTCGCCGCCGTACTCCATCGTCGGCGCGCCCAAGGGCTCCAAGCCGGTCGAGCTGGACATCCCCGGCGGCAGCGGTGACGCGAAGACCACCAACACCTACCAGGGCAAGGGTGGGGTGCCGCTCGGGTCGTTCGGCAGCAGGCTGCTCTACGCCGCGAAGTTCCAGGACTTCAACATCCTGCTCAACCAGTCCCGGATCAACTCCGACTCCAAGGTGCTGTACGACCGCGAGCCACGCGAGCGGGTGCAGAAGGTCGCGCCCTGGCTGAGCCTCGACTCCGACCCGTACCCCGCGGTCGTCGACGGCCGGATCAAGTGGATCGTCGACGGCTACACCATGTCGGCCGACTACCCGCTGTCGCAGCGGTTGCTGCTGGACGACGCGACCTCGACGTCGCTGACCCGGCAGCCGGCGATCGCGGGCCAGCCCAGCGAACGCCTCAACTACGTACGCAACTCGGTCAAGGCGACGGTCGACGCCTACGACGGCACGGTCTCGCTGTACCAGTGGGACACCAAGGACCCGGTGCTGCGCACCTGGATGAAGGCGTTCCCGAACACCGTGCAGCCGCGGTCGAAGATGCCCGACGCGTTGCTGGACCACGTGCGCTATCCCGAGGACCTGATGAAGATCCAGCGGGAGATCCTCGCGCAGTACCACGTCGCCGACGCCGGGTCCTTCTACCAGGGCACCGAGCGGTGGCGGGTGCCGTCCGACCCGACCCAGCAGGGCGCGAAGCAGCCGGCGTACTACCTGTCGGTGCGGATGCCGGGGGAGAAGAGCCCGGCGTTCTCGCTCACCTCGACCTACATCTACTTCAACCGGGAGAACCTCGCGGCGTTCGTGGCCGTCGACGCCGACGCGAGATCGAAGAACTACGGCAAGATCCGGGTGCTGCAGCTCGCCGACAAGACCCAGATCGACGGGCCGAGCCAGATCGCCAACAAGCTCAACTCCGACACCCGGGTGGCCGGCGCGCTGCTGCCGCTGACCCGCGGTGACAGCCGTCCCACGAAGGGCAATCTGCTCACGTTGCCGGTCGGCGGTGGCCTGCTCTACGTCCAGCCGGTGTACGTCGAGAGCGGCTCCGGCGACGCGTCCTACCCGCTGCTCCGGCTCGTGCTCGCGTCCTTCGGCGGGCAGACGGGTGTGGGCACGACGCTGCAGGAAGCGCTGAACATGGTGTTCCAGGGCGACGCGGGCGCCGACACCGGGGAGAACGCGGGCGACCAGCCGAGCCAGCCCGAACAACCGGGCAAGCAGCCGAACCAGCCGAACCAGCCCTCGGAGACGGTGGCCACCGCGCTGGCCGAGGCGAGCAAGGCGTTCGACCAGGCCCAGGCCGCGTTGCAGAAGGGCGACCTCAAGGGGTACGCGGACGCGGTGGCGCGGGCGCAGGAGGCGGTGGGCCGGGCGGCGAAGGCCCAGGCCGCGGAGCGTGACCGGGCGGACAAGGCGACGCCGAAGCCGGCCCCCAAGGCGACGCCGAAGCGGACGCCCACGCCGGCACCCCGCCCCGGATAG
- a CDS encoding SRPBCC family protein encodes MEFSNTVRIERRPEDVFAFLSHFENLPRWNYALDRTERVGTGPVGVGAQYVQARTVPRSAVERFEVVEHRPDRAVAIRGLLGPFDTTSSYRLEPVGEATLLTNSMRLERPGILPLATLAGPRVRSAVAENLRVLKELLELGADRSST; translated from the coding sequence ATGGAGTTCAGCAACACCGTGCGGATCGAACGCCGGCCGGAGGACGTCTTCGCGTTCCTGAGCCACTTCGAGAACCTGCCCCGCTGGAACTACGCCCTGGACCGGACCGAGCGGGTCGGCACCGGGCCGGTCGGCGTCGGCGCGCAGTACGTCCAGGCTCGGACGGTTCCCCGGTCCGCCGTCGAGAGGTTCGAGGTGGTCGAGCACCGCCCGGACCGGGCCGTGGCCATCCGGGGCCTGCTGGGACCGTTCGACACGACCAGCAGCTACCGCCTCGAACCGGTGGGCGAGGCCACTCTGCTGACCAACTCCATGCGGCTGGAGCGGCCGGGCATCCTGCCACTGGCGACCCTGGCCGGGCCGAGGGTGCGGTCGGCCGTCGCGGAGAACCTGCGGGTGCTCAAGGAACTCCTCGAGCTCGGCGCCGACCGCTCATCGACGTGA
- a CDS encoding polynucleotide kinase-phosphatase, with protein sequence MTDVPTGRQQVGVPAMGLVVLVGVSGSGKSTFARHHFKPTEVVSSDFCRGLVADDENDQSATPDAFDVLHYIVGTRLRRGLLTVVDATNVQQAARAALVKLARSHDVLVDAIVLDVPEPVAVERNRQRPEREFGAHVVSRQHRDLRQSLRRLNKEGFRRVHVLRGADRIDAAEIVRERPWNDRRDVHGPFDIIGDVHGCASELRTLLTELGWKIEYDGSAAVDATHPEGRQAAFVGDLVDRGPDTPGVLRLVMGMVASGNALCVSGNHEAKLLRALRGSKVSVSHGLAESLAQLDSEPEEFRSRAYAFMDGLVSHYVLDDGKLVVAHAGLKESYHGRSSGRVRSFALYGDTTGETDEYGLPVRYPWAQEYRGRAVVVYGHTPVPAAEWINNTICLDTGVVFGGALTALRYPEREIVSVPAEQQWYEPVRPLAPATADREASVLRIGDVAGTRWLETTHAGKVKIPEENAAAALEIMSRFAVDPRWLVYLPPTMSPVATATTEGFLERPEQAFEEYAGWGVSRVVCEEKHMGSRAVAVIAKDADAAERRFGVGDGTTGVVYTRTGRPFFTDTTELVDRLRDTAGPLFESLDTDWLALDCELLPWSAKAEDLIKAQYASVGAAARGALPEALDVLERAAARGLDVGGLLDKSRRRLKNAGAFRDAYAAYVRPTDGLEGVTLAPFQILACEGRALALTESHEWHLAELAKLEGDLITPTRHRFVDLASGDERDAATRWWLDLTADGGEGMVVKPAHLVEGRVQPGIKVRGREYLRIIYGPDYTDSLDVLRGRHLGKKRQLAQREHGLGLEALTAFVGHEPLWKVHQSVFAVLALESEPVDPRL encoded by the coding sequence ATGACTGACGTGCCGACCGGCAGGCAGCAGGTCGGCGTTCCCGCCATGGGACTCGTCGTCCTGGTCGGCGTCTCCGGCAGCGGCAAGTCCACCTTCGCCCGCCACCACTTCAAGCCCACCGAGGTCGTCTCCAGCGACTTCTGCCGTGGCCTGGTGGCCGACGACGAGAACGACCAGTCGGCCACCCCCGACGCCTTCGACGTACTCCACTACATCGTCGGCACCCGGCTGCGCCGCGGGCTGCTCACCGTGGTCGACGCCACCAACGTCCAGCAGGCGGCACGCGCGGCGCTGGTCAAGCTGGCCAGGAGCCACGACGTGCTGGTCGACGCGATCGTCCTCGACGTCCCCGAGCCGGTCGCGGTCGAACGCAACCGGCAGCGGCCCGAACGCGAGTTCGGCGCACATGTCGTCTCCCGCCAGCACCGCGACCTCAGGCAGTCGCTGCGGCGGCTGAACAAGGAGGGTTTCCGCCGCGTCCACGTGCTGCGTGGTGCCGACCGGATCGACGCGGCCGAGATCGTTCGCGAGCGCCCGTGGAACGACCGCAGGGACGTGCACGGCCCCTTCGACATCATCGGCGACGTCCACGGCTGCGCCTCCGAGCTTCGCACCCTGCTCACCGAACTCGGCTGGAAGATCGAGTACGACGGCAGTGCGGCGGTCGACGCCACCCACCCCGAGGGCCGCCAGGCCGCGTTCGTCGGCGACCTCGTCGACCGCGGCCCGGACACGCCGGGCGTACTCCGGCTCGTGATGGGCATGGTCGCGTCCGGCAACGCCCTGTGCGTCTCCGGCAACCACGAGGCCAAACTCCTACGTGCTCTCAGGGGCTCGAAGGTGAGCGTCTCCCACGGCCTGGCGGAGTCGCTCGCCCAACTGGACAGCGAGCCGGAGGAGTTCCGTTCCCGGGCGTACGCGTTCATGGACGGCCTCGTCAGCCACTACGTGCTCGACGACGGGAAGCTGGTCGTCGCGCACGCCGGGCTGAAGGAGTCCTACCACGGACGGTCGTCCGGCCGGGTGCGTTCGTTCGCGCTGTACGGCGACACGACCGGCGAGACCGACGAGTACGGCCTGCCCGTCCGTTACCCGTGGGCGCAGGAGTACCGCGGCCGGGCGGTCGTCGTCTACGGCCACACCCCGGTCCCGGCGGCGGAATGGATCAACAACACCATCTGCCTGGACACCGGCGTCGTCTTCGGCGGCGCGCTCACCGCGCTGCGCTACCCCGAGCGCGAGATCGTCTCCGTACCCGCCGAACAGCAGTGGTACGAGCCGGTCCGTCCCCTTGCCCCGGCCACGGCGGACCGGGAGGCCTCGGTCCTGCGGATCGGCGACGTCGCCGGCACCCGCTGGCTGGAAACGACCCACGCCGGCAAGGTGAAGATTCCGGAGGAGAACGCCGCCGCCGCGCTGGAGATCATGAGCCGCTTCGCGGTCGACCCGCGATGGCTGGTCTACCTCCCGCCCACCATGTCGCCGGTCGCGACCGCCACCACCGAGGGCTTCCTGGAGCGTCCCGAGCAGGCCTTCGAGGAGTACGCCGGGTGGGGAGTCTCCCGCGTGGTGTGCGAGGAGAAGCACATGGGCTCGCGCGCCGTCGCGGTCATCGCGAAGGACGCCGACGCCGCCGAACGGCGCTTCGGAGTCGGGGACGGCACCACCGGCGTGGTGTACACCCGTACCGGCAGGCCGTTCTTCACCGACACCACCGAACTCGTCGACCGGCTGCGCGATACGGCCGGGCCGCTGTTCGAGTCACTGGACACCGACTGGCTCGCGCTGGACTGCGAGCTTCTGCCCTGGTCGGCCAAGGCCGAGGACCTCATCAAGGCGCAGTACGCCTCGGTGGGTGCGGCCGCCCGCGGCGCGCTGCCCGAGGCGCTCGACGTGCTGGAGCGGGCCGCGGCGCGCGGGCTCGACGTCGGCGGCCTCCTCGACAAGTCGCGGCGGCGGCTGAAGAACGCCGGGGCGTTCCGGGACGCCTACGCGGCCTACGTCCGGCCCACCGACGGGCTCGAGGGAGTCACGCTCGCGCCGTTCCAGATCCTCGCCTGCGAAGGCCGCGCGCTCGCGCTCACCGAGTCGCACGAGTGGCACCTCGCCGAGCTGGCGAAGCTGGAGGGCGACCTGATCACGCCGACGCGGCACCGGTTCGTCGACCTCGCCTCCGGAGACGAACGCGACGCGGCCACCCGGTGGTGGCTCGACCTGACGGCCGACGGCGGAGAGGGCATGGTGGTCAAGCCCGCGCACCTCGTCGAGGGAAGAGTTCAGCCCGGCATCAAGGTGCGTGGCCGGGAGTACCTCCGGATCATCTACGGCCCCGACTACACCGACTCCCTCGACGTGCTCCGTGGCCGCCACCTCGGAAAGAAGCGCCAGCTCGCCCAACGTGAACACGGGCTGGGGCTGGAGGCACTGACCGCGTTCGTCGGCCACGAGCCCCTCTGGAAGGTCCACCAGTCGGTCTTCGCGGTGCTTGCGCTGGAGTCCGAGCCGGTCGACCCTCGGCTGTGA
- a CDS encoding bifunctional NAD(P)H-dependent oxidoreductase/GNAT family N-acetyltransferase, with translation MSTKPLRILVLVCSTRPGALGPVIGEWLTRTMAPTAAEHFVELVPVSLADVDLPFLDEEEHPSTGIYRNEHTRRWSAIVGAADGFVVVTPEYNYGMPATLKNALDYLSGEWAWKPVGFVSYGNTSAGTRSVQHAKQVVTTLRLVPLGATLAIRIGEAVENDRLRPDAYRDQAAVQLLEELVRVSHALRPLREREQNEAVPGPLPGSYLRRLAPFDAAQVAVLQRCCWVDEAFANDTLAIPALQESLEDVEAWLTTWHTWGLWQDGRLVGMVRARRVDDTWHVGRLGVVPDLRGRGLGSWLLRVAEDAREPGCRHIVLSTGARSETNIRRYESAGYQQAAGTHEAGAVRLAKLAVGQGVS, from the coding sequence ATGTCAACGAAACCCCTGCGGATACTCGTTCTCGTGTGCAGCACCCGTCCCGGAGCTCTCGGCCCGGTGATCGGTGAGTGGCTGACCCGGACGATGGCCCCGACCGCCGCCGAACACTTCGTCGAGCTCGTGCCCGTCTCCCTGGCGGACGTCGATCTGCCGTTCCTCGACGAGGAGGAGCATCCTTCGACGGGCATCTACCGGAACGAACACACCAGGAGGTGGAGCGCGATCGTCGGCGCCGCCGACGGCTTCGTCGTGGTGACGCCGGAGTACAACTACGGCATGCCCGCGACCCTCAAGAACGCGCTGGACTACCTCTCCGGCGAGTGGGCGTGGAAGCCGGTCGGCTTCGTCAGCTACGGGAACACCTCGGCCGGCACGCGGTCGGTCCAGCACGCCAAACAGGTGGTGACCACGTTGCGGCTGGTCCCACTCGGCGCCACGCTCGCGATCCGCATCGGGGAAGCGGTCGAGAACGACCGGCTCCGTCCGGATGCGTATCGCGACCAGGCTGCCGTTCAACTGCTGGAGGAGCTGGTGCGGGTCTCCCACGCGCTTCGGCCCCTGCGTGAACGAGAGCAGAACGAGGCCGTGCCAGGCCCACTCCCCGGGTCGTACCTGCGGCGCCTGGCCCCGTTCGACGCCGCCCAGGTCGCGGTTCTGCAGCGATGCTGCTGGGTCGACGAAGCATTCGCCAACGACACCCTGGCCATCCCCGCCCTGCAGGAGTCGCTGGAGGACGTCGAGGCGTGGCTCACGACCTGGCACACCTGGGGTCTGTGGCAGGACGGTCGACTCGTGGGCATGGTCAGGGCGCGCCGGGTCGACGACACCTGGCACGTCGGCCGGCTGGGCGTCGTACCCGACCTGCGTGGCCGGGGCCTTGGCAGCTGGCTCCTCCGCGTCGCCGAGGACGCCCGCGAGCCCGGCTGCCGTCACATCGTGTTGTCCACCGGCGCCCGCAGCGAGACGAACATCCGGCGCTACGAGAGCGCCGGGTATCAGCAGGCTGCCGGCACCCACGAGGCCGGGGCGGTCCGACTGGCCAAGCTCGCCGTCGGCCAGGGCGTGTCCTAG